The Spirochaetales bacterium genome window below encodes:
- a CDS encoding M23 family metallopeptidase, with amino-acid sequence MKRKHRLIIYFLLNLFFIRDMYADYPELTSLSNSDILYKQLQDDISAYYRSLYSGKEKGRPPLTFFTYSIETKDDLFSVSAKVNIPYETLATLNRIGNTSFFRDVGMIIIPNTPGIFVPDDPESDLEQIMHSFRLQGGAGSGNGVIVMAKIREKMQKFYFFPGSRFHPVERAYFLQILFRFPVRTGKVTSAFGNRKNPFSGHPEVHNGIDIGAKAGSDVYAARDGKIIETGYSEIYGNYILISHPGGYQSFYGHLKEICVTLLQEVYSGMIIGKVGTTGRSTGPHLHFEIRRNGKAQDPATFFD; translated from the coding sequence GTGAAAAGGAAGCATAGACTCATAATATATTTCCTCTTGAACCTGTTCTTTATACGGGATATGTATGCCGATTATCCCGAACTTACATCGTTATCCAATTCGGACATACTTTACAAACAGCTTCAGGATGATATAAGCGCATATTACCGGAGTCTCTACTCCGGAAAAGAGAAAGGAAGGCCGCCACTCACTTTTTTTACGTATTCAATTGAAACGAAGGATGACCTGTTTTCGGTGTCCGCTAAGGTTAATATTCCATACGAAACACTTGCGACATTGAACAGAATCGGAAATACATCTTTTTTTCGAGATGTCGGGATGATCATCATTCCGAATACCCCCGGAATATTTGTTCCCGATGATCCCGAATCCGACCTTGAACAGATAATGCACAGCTTCAGACTTCAGGGCGGCGCCGGATCGGGTAATGGCGTCATTGTAATGGCAAAAATCAGAGAGAAAATGCAGAAATTTTATTTTTTTCCAGGAAGCAGATTCCATCCGGTCGAGCGTGCATATTTTCTCCAGATTCTTTTCCGCTTCCCCGTCAGGACGGGAAAAGTCACCTCTGCTTTCGGAAACAGAAAAAATCCTTTTTCCGGTCATCCGGAAGTCCATAATGGCATCGATATAGGGGCAAAGGCAGGTTCGGATGTCTATGCGGCACGTGATGGAAAAATAATAGAAACGGGATATAGTGAGATATATGGCAACTATATTCTGATTTCACATCCGGGAGGGTATCAATCTTTTTATGGACATTTAAAGGAAATTTGTGTAACATTATTGCAGGAGGTGTATTCGGGAATGATTATCGGAAAAGTCGGTACAACGGGACGTTCGACCGGACCTCATCTTCATTTTGAAATAAGAAGGAACGGGAAAGCGCAAGATCCCGCTACTTTTTTTGATTAA
- a CDS encoding PBP1A family penicillin-binding protein: MSFPRRKKLVVDILLGIIFVLAVVFGVLLGLSLAVMHSVNLEELDPTKSALPTQIFDINGELISEFYTDERREIVSLDVIPDHLVHAILTREDQDFYSHPGFNIKRIISAAFHLMIGQYAGGGSTITQQVAKNRYCDRTEFTLSRKLVELWYAFQLERQYTKNEILEFYINEVPFGGGTNGVEAASLYYFGHSAREITLAESVILANLIAAPTKYSPFQNPDTARKRQQEILEQMVALGYTTEEEADKSYREYWASYDYTRAGGGMYEFRTDNAPWFSWYIFSQLEELGFNADAIYKGGLKVYTTLNLEYQELAREIMVRSIENVNKKYENVKNTRLQYGDKVFLPIIDLLSLTFNIRDIRTAGQKERQRAIQYYREHLNPLVDLMSTMFGDDDLKMCADSIHEKEKKIVKKTEVEGALVCIDSRTGHILAMVGGSSLSSRTNWFNRAVDAKVQPGSAFKPLYYSAAIEDGVLTPASMIVDAPVIFWNDDGTPYTPLNYKGRWYGRVLARYALAKSLNVPSLKVLSRVGFDRAIANASKMLGIKDKREIESNFPRKYPLGLGIAEVSPLQMARAYATFPNEGMAVEPIGIRFIEDRHGKKIREPEKELRARQKQGGNALRIMSQQTAYIMTDMMKSVVSYGTLAGQARKFKDRPIAGKTGTTQNWSDAWAVGFTPQITTSVWFGFDTPGNSLGVDLNGAAIAGPVWGEFMYRLHNNLPVEEFKKPETGLIEVEICAKSGLLPDLEGYCKNETRLELFKKGTEPKTYCDLHRTESERRAKIKSKLHDALYYDDPQEISMSEFEKSLAEDTEGETVSGVTPEPEDAESGNYIDYDEEDEVDIFQNNPLLDE; encoded by the coding sequence ATGTCATTTCCACGTCGAAAAAAACTTGTTGTCGATATACTGTTGGGAATTATTTTTGTTTTAGCCGTTGTCTTTGGGGTGCTGTTGGGACTTTCTCTTGCCGTCATGCACAGCGTCAATCTTGAAGAACTTGATCCGACAAAATCGGCCTTACCCACGCAGATTTTTGATATTAATGGAGAGCTTATATCGGAATTTTATACCGATGAACGACGGGAGATCGTCTCCCTTGACGTCATACCCGATCATCTCGTACATGCCATTCTCACAAGAGAAGATCAGGATTTTTATAGTCATCCCGGTTTCAACATAAAAAGAATCATAAGTGCCGCTTTTCATTTGATGATAGGTCAGTATGCCGGAGGAGGAAGCACGATTACACAGCAGGTCGCAAAAAACCGGTACTGTGACCGAACCGAGTTCACCCTGAGTAGAAAACTGGTCGAGTTATGGTACGCTTTCCAGCTCGAACGCCAATATACAAAAAATGAAATACTCGAGTTTTATATCAATGAAGTCCCTTTCGGAGGTGGTACGAATGGTGTTGAAGCCGCTTCCCTGTATTATTTCGGCCATTCCGCTCGTGAGATAACCCTCGCAGAATCCGTTATTCTGGCAAATCTTATCGCGGCACCCACAAAATATTCTCCCTTTCAGAATCCGGATACCGCCAGAAAAAGGCAGCAGGAAATTCTCGAACAGATGGTGGCACTCGGATATACAACGGAAGAAGAAGCGGACAAATCCTACAGGGAATATTGGGCGAGTTATGATTACACACGCGCCGGCGGCGGAATGTATGAGTTCCGGACGGATAACGCTCCATGGTTCAGCTGGTATATATTTTCACAACTCGAAGAACTCGGATTCAATGCCGATGCCATTTATAAAGGGGGGCTCAAGGTCTATACGACCCTTAATCTCGAATATCAGGAACTGGCACGCGAAATCATGGTCAGATCAATTGAAAATGTCAATAAAAAGTACGAGAATGTAAAAAATACACGGCTGCAATATGGTGATAAAGTATTTCTACCGATTATCGACCTGCTTTCGCTTACATTTAATATAAGGGATATTCGCACGGCAGGACAAAAGGAACGGCAGCGGGCAATCCAATATTACCGGGAACATCTTAACCCTCTGGTCGATTTAATGTCGACAATGTTCGGGGACGATGATTTAAAAATGTGTGCCGATTCTATCCATGAAAAAGAAAAGAAAATTGTGAAAAAGACAGAGGTTGAAGGTGCGCTTGTCTGTATCGATTCACGAACGGGACATATTTTAGCAATGGTCGGCGGAAGCAGCCTCTCAAGCAGGACGAACTGGTTCAACAGGGCCGTCGATGCAAAAGTTCAGCCCGGTTCAGCATTCAAGCCGCTTTATTATTCGGCCGCGATAGAGGACGGGGTATTAACGCCGGCATCAATGATCGTCGACGCGCCGGTGATATTCTGGAATGACGATGGGACGCCGTATACGCCGCTCAATTATAAAGGCCGGTGGTACGGAAGGGTATTGGCAAGATATGCCCTGGCCAAGTCACTCAATGTTCCTTCTCTCAAGGTCTTGAGCCGTGTCGGATTCGACAGGGCGATAGCAAACGCGAGCAAGATGCTGGGAATAAAGGATAAAAGGGAAATAGAGAGTAATTTCCCGAGAAAATATCCGCTCGGGCTTGGAATTGCCGAAGTGTCTCCCCTGCAGATGGCACGGGCATATGCGACGTTTCCGAATGAAGGGATGGCGGTCGAACCGATCGGTATCCGGTTTATCGAAGACCGTCACGGCAAGAAAATCAGGGAGCCGGAGAAGGAATTACGTGCACGGCAAAAACAGGGCGGAAACGCGTTGAGGATCATGAGTCAGCAGACAGCCTATATTATGACAGATATGATGAAGAGTGTCGTCAGTTACGGAACCCTTGCGGGACAGGCAAGGAAATTCAAGGACAGGCCGATTGCAGGAAAGACGGGGACGACACAGAACTGGTCGGATGCCTGGGCAGTAGGGTTTACACCACAGATTACGACGTCCGTATGGTTCGGATTCGATACGCCGGGCAATTCGCTGGGTGTCGATCTGAACGGGGCCGCGATTGCCGGGCCTGTATGGGGAGAGTTCATGTATCGGCTTCACAACAACCTCCCTGTGGAAGAATTTAAAAAACCTGAAACGGGATTAATCGAGGTTGAAATATGCGCGAAATCGGGATTGTTACCGGACCTCGAAGGATATTGTAAAAATGAGACGAGACTCGAGTTGTTTAAAAAAGGAACCGAGCCAAAGACGTACTGCGATCTCCATCGGACTGAAAGCGAACGGCGGGCTAAAATAAAATCGAAATTACATGACGCACTTTATTATGATGATCCACAGGAAATAAGTATGTCTGAATTCGAAAAAAGTCTTGCAGAGGATACGGAAGGAGAAACGGTATCAGGGGTTACACCGGAACCGGAGGATGCTGAAAGCGGGAATTACATCGATTATGATGAGGAAGATGAAGTTGATATTTTTCAGAATAACCCTCTGCTTGATGAGTAG
- a CDS encoding ParB N-terminal domain-containing protein: MQLPVDAIKIKKRIRKDLGDLSPLVASIKKYGQLSPIIVDPDYILIAGHRRLEAVKRLGLRTIEVIVTDSENEIDKIEIELEENIQRRNLSTDEISDGINTLHRLRNPNIIQRIINFFKRLFRWLIKNLRNGKTRS; encoded by the coding sequence ATGCAACTTCCTGTTGATGCAATAAAAATTAAAAAACGAATACGAAAAGATCTGGGTGACCTCTCTCCGCTTGTAGCAAGTATTAAAAAATACGGACAATTGAGTCCGATCATCGTCGATCCGGACTATATATTGATTGCAGGGCACAGAAGGCTCGAGGCGGTAAAACGACTGGGTTTACGGACAATAGAAGTCATTGTCACCGACAGTGAGAATGAGATCGATAAGATCGAGATCGAACTCGAAGAGAATATACAACGGAGAAATCTTTCGACAGATGAAATTTCAGACGGCATTAACACCCTGCACAGGCTGAGGAATCCGAATATAATTCAGCGGATTATCAATTTTTTCAAACGGCTTTTTCGATGGCTGATTAAAAACCTGAGAAATGGCAAAACACGCTCCTAG